One window from the genome of Deltaproteobacteria bacterium PRO3 encodes:
- a CDS encoding 2-isopropylmalate synthase produces MEMVKVFDTTLRDGEQSPGCSMDLDEKLRMARQLAKLGVDIIEAGFPIASKGDFAAVEAIAREIEGPAIAGLSRATPKDIDACWGAIREARKPRIHTFIATSDLHLKYKLGKSREQVLQDAVAAVKHALQYTPDVEFSAEDATRSDWGYLSEVVQAVIEAGAKTVNIPDTVGYTYPEEFYNLITHLRQKVLNIGQAVISVHCHNDLGLAVANSLAAIRAGARQVECTVNGIGERAGNAAMEEIVMTLKVRKELFQCDTAIRTEQIYHTSKLLSLITGVQVQPNKAVVGENAFAHESGIHQDGFLKNQLTYEIMTPESVGWTQSKLVLGKHSGRHAFRKRLQELGYELEEADFEKAFEAFKALADKKKEIFDDDLEVILFEQKHGGQERYVLKRYSVTSESDGSPRAEVTVAVDGVEKTDSEKGVGPVDASFKVLRKVTGFAGELSGFNINAITGGADAQGEVSVVLKDDGREVRGLGTDTDIVKASLKAYLNALNRFEHFKAKREGI; encoded by the coding sequence CGGGCTTTCCCATCGCCTCCAAGGGCGACTTTGCGGCGGTGGAGGCCATCGCCCGCGAGATCGAGGGGCCGGCGATCGCGGGGCTCAGCCGCGCGACGCCCAAGGACATCGACGCCTGCTGGGGCGCGATCCGCGAGGCCCGGAAGCCGCGCATCCACACCTTCATCGCGACGAGCGACCTCCATCTCAAGTACAAGTTGGGAAAGAGCCGCGAGCAGGTCTTGCAGGACGCCGTCGCGGCGGTGAAGCACGCCTTGCAATACACACCCGACGTCGAGTTCAGCGCCGAGGACGCCACCCGCAGCGACTGGGGCTACTTGTCGGAGGTCGTGCAGGCGGTCATCGAGGCGGGGGCCAAGACGGTCAACATCCCCGACACAGTGGGTTATACCTATCCGGAGGAGTTCTACAACCTCATCACCCACTTGAGACAAAAGGTCCTCAACATCGGGCAGGCCGTGATCAGCGTGCATTGCCACAACGACTTGGGCCTCGCGGTCGCCAACAGCCTGGCCGCGATCCGGGCGGGCGCGAGGCAGGTGGAGTGCACCGTCAACGGCATCGGCGAGCGGGCGGGCAACGCGGCAATGGAAGAGATCGTCATGACCCTCAAGGTGCGCAAAGAGCTCTTTCAGTGCGACACCGCGATTCGCACCGAGCAGATCTACCACACCAGCAAGCTCCTCAGCTTGATCACCGGGGTGCAGGTCCAACCCAACAAGGCGGTGGTCGGCGAGAACGCCTTCGCCCACGAGTCGGGGATCCACCAGGACGGCTTCCTCAAGAACCAGCTCACCTACGAGATCATGACGCCCGAGTCGGTGGGCTGGACGCAGTCGAAGTTGGTCCTGGGCAAGCACTCCGGGCGCCACGCCTTCCGCAAACGCCTCCAGGAATTGGGCTACGAACTCGAGGAGGCCGACTTCGAAAAGGCCTTCGAGGCCTTCAAGGCCTTGGCGGACAAGAAGAAAGAGATCTTCGACGACGACCTCGAGGTGATCCTCTTCGAGCAGAAGCACGGGGGGCAGGAGCGCTACGTATTGAAGCGCTACAGCGTGACCAGCGAATCCGACGGCTCGCCGCGGGCCGAGGTGACGGTGGCGGTCGACGGCGTCGAAAAGACCGACTCCGAGAAGGGCGTGGGCCCGGTGGACGCCAGCTTCAAGGTCTTGCGCAAGGTGACCGGCTTCGCCGGCGAGCTCTCCGGCTTCAACATCAATGCGATCACCGGGGGCGCGGACGCGCAGGGCGAGGTGAGCGTGGTCTTGAAGGACGACGGCCGCGAGGTGCGAGGGCTCGGCACCGACACCGACATCGTCAAGGCCTCGCTCAAGGCCTACCTCAACGCCTTGAACCGCTTCGAGCACTTCAAGGCGAAGCGGGAGGGGATATGA
- the lpdA gene encoding dihydrolipoyl dehydrogenase codes for MVVGDLTESTEVAVLGGGPGGYVAAIRLAQLGKEVTLINDDVLPGGVCLLRGCIPSKALIEAGNLLHRIPAAAAMGVLADNPRVDWPVLQKWKDSVVQRLGRGVEQLLKQHKVKTLAGRGVFVGSHSLEIRTESGPRHLAFEQAVVATGSRPRPLPDLPFDGEKIISSDQALALPEIPPSLLVVGGGYIGLELGEVYAKLGSRVTVLEALPELLSGTDPALVRPVKKKLESLGVQILLKTQAKKINPSDREVEVEWASEDGAAGRIAASRVLVAIGRLPNSEGLGLEALGIARDAKGFVKADAQQRTSLGHIYAIGDVAGGIQLAHKASREGIVAAHNIAGEADAFDNQVPAVIFTDPEIAYVGLSEAQAKERGIETATGMFGFPANGRALTLDDAEGFVKVVAEKSSNRILGVQMVGPHVSELISEATLGLEMGAFVADLDLTIHPHPTLSEALHEAAEGVLGMAIHRYQKKPR; via the coding sequence ATGGTTGTCGGTGACTTAACCGAATCCACCGAAGTCGCCGTCCTCGGCGGCGGACCGGGCGGCTATGTCGCCGCGATCCGTCTCGCCCAGCTGGGCAAGGAAGTGACCCTCATCAATGACGACGTCCTGCCCGGCGGCGTCTGCCTGCTGCGCGGCTGCATCCCCTCCAAGGCGCTCATCGAGGCCGGAAACCTCCTGCACCGCATCCCGGCCGCGGCCGCCATGGGCGTCCTGGCCGACAACCCGCGCGTCGATTGGCCTGTGCTGCAAAAGTGGAAGGATTCCGTCGTCCAGAGGCTCGGCCGCGGCGTCGAGCAACTGCTCAAACAGCACAAGGTCAAGACCCTGGCGGGCCGTGGCGTCTTCGTGGGCTCCCACAGTCTCGAGATCCGAACCGAGTCCGGACCGCGGCATCTCGCCTTCGAGCAGGCCGTCGTCGCCACCGGGAGCCGGCCGCGCCCGCTGCCCGACCTACCCTTCGACGGCGAAAAAATCATCTCCTCGGATCAGGCCCTCGCGCTCCCGGAAATCCCCCCTTCCCTCCTGGTCGTTGGCGGAGGTTACATCGGCCTGGAGCTGGGCGAGGTCTACGCCAAACTGGGAAGCCGGGTGACGGTCCTCGAGGCCCTGCCGGAATTGCTCTCCGGTACCGACCCCGCCTTGGTCCGGCCCGTGAAGAAGAAATTGGAGTCTCTGGGCGTGCAAATCCTGCTTAAGACGCAGGCAAAAAAAATCAATCCGAGCGACCGCGAGGTGGAGGTGGAATGGGCCTCGGAAGACGGGGCCGCTGGCCGGATCGCCGCGAGTCGCGTCCTCGTCGCGATCGGCCGCCTGCCGAACAGCGAGGGATTGGGCCTGGAGGCGCTCGGCATCGCACGGGATGCCAAGGGCTTCGTCAAGGCGGACGCGCAGCAGCGGACTTCCCTCGGGCACATTTACGCCATCGGCGACGTCGCCGGAGGCATTCAGCTGGCGCACAAGGCCAGCCGCGAGGGCATCGTCGCGGCCCACAACATCGCCGGCGAGGCCGACGCCTTCGACAACCAGGTGCCGGCGGTGATCTTCACCGATCCCGAGATCGCCTACGTCGGCCTGAGCGAGGCACAGGCCAAGGAACGCGGCATCGAGACCGCGACGGGGATGTTCGGCTTCCCCGCCAACGGCCGCGCCCTGACGCTGGACGACGCGGAGGGCTTCGTCAAGGTCGTGGCCGAAAAATCCTCGAACCGCATCCTGGGCGTCCAAATGGTCGGCCCCCACGTCTCCGAGTTGATCTCGGAGGCAACCCTGGGGCTGGAGATGGGCGCCTTCGTCGCGGATTTGGACCTCACCATCCACCCCCACCCCACCCTGAGCGAGGCCTTGCACGAGGCCGCGGAGGGGGTGCTGGGGATGGCGATTCACCGGTACCAGAAAAAGCCCCGCTGA